In Ipomoea triloba cultivar NCNSP0323 chromosome 15, ASM357664v1, one genomic interval encodes:
- the LOC116005713 gene encoding DExH-box ATP-dependent RNA helicase DExH3-like — protein MELYNVQRFNHHAVPLPTPSYLDKKWQTIVVSAHLLWQNAVPVIRSSDQLTTFEFTSNDAKNFKKPNQNGLAKLKKQPKRISKVEGFSWDAPEDLHIHFSAIFLYPAAHEVRIVGSHICRRALLSSGNVNLCRSQWRVFWLGERRFCGYAVEQFSDDEYECDYESHPASSSVANIDEWKWKLSLLSRREEQEVVSRDKRDRRDYEQISNLAKRMGLYSEIYGKVVVISKVPLPNYRPDLDDKRPQRENRFRNLFGHLPYNSCLTSNIYLSFLVSIDDLRFSHSILLLGNVCPDGMQESPEGHKMIGFRKSLPSFKEKERLLQAIACNQVVVISGETGCGKTTQLSQYILESEIESGRGAFCSIICTQPRRISAMAVGERVATERGEPLGESVGYKVRLEGMKGKNTHLLFCTSGILLRRLLSDRNLDGITHVFVDEIHERGMNEDFLLIVLKDLLPRRRDLRLILMSATLNADLFSGYFGGAPTIHIPGFTYPVRAHFLEDVLETTGYKAVLCHICRKERPGAVLVFMTGWEDISCLRDQLKAHPLLGDPNRVLVLTCHGSMATSEQKLIFERPPQNVRKIVLATNMAEASITINDVVFVVDCGKAKETTYDALNNTPCLLPSWISQASARQRRGRAGRVQSGECYNLYPQCVYEAFAEYQLPELLRTPLNSLCLQIKSLQVGSIAEFLSAALQPPEPLAVSSYSSLCRVKCFKCY, from the exons ATGGAATTGTACAATGTCCAGAGGTTTAATCACCATGCTGTGCCACTGCCAACACCAAG CTACTTGGATAAAAAATGGCAAACAATCGTAGTATCAGCACACCTCTTGTGGCAAAATGCAGTACCTGTAATCAGAAGTTCGGATCAGTTGACGACCTTCGAGTTCACCAGCAATGATGCCAAAAATTTCAAGAAGCCAAACCAAAACGGATTAGCAAAGCTGAAAAAGCAACCAAAGCGAATTAGCAAAGTTGAA GGTTTCTCTTGGGATGCACCAGAAGATCTTCACATTCACTTCTCAGCTATTTTCTTGTACCCTGCGGCCCACGAAGTCCGAATAGTCGGTTCACATATCTGCCGGCGTGCTTTACTTTCTAGCGGCAATGTGAACTTATGCAGGTCCCAGTGGAGGGTATTCTGGCTGGGGGAACGCCGCTTTTGTGGCTACGCCGTTGAGCAGTTTTCTGATGACGAATACGAATGCGATTACGAGTCCCATCCG GCATCATCATCAGTTGCCAACATTGACGAGTGGAAATGGAAACTTAGCTTACTATCGCGCAGAGAGGAACAAGAAGTTGTATCTAGAGATAAAAGGGATAGAAGAGACTATGAGCAAATATCTAACCTCGCCAAAAGGATGGGCCTATACAG TGAAATTTATGGGAAAGTAGTGGTTATAAGCAAGGTTCCTCTTCCGAACTACAGACCAGATCTTGATGATAAGCGGCCTCAAAGGGAG AATAGGTTCAGGAATCTCTTTGGGCATTTACCTTATAACAGTTGCCTTACAAGCAATATTTACCTTTCCTTTTTGGTTTCAATTGATGATTTACGTTTTTCTCATTCAATCCTTTTACTTGGGAATGTTTGTCCTGATGGAATGCAGGAGTCACCTGAAGGCCACAAAATGATAGGTTTTCGGAAATCTCTTCCATCatttaaggaaaaagaaaggTTGCTTCAAGCAATTGCTTGCAATCAG GTTGTGGTAATTTCTGGTGAGACTGGATGTGGTAAGACTACCCAACTCTCTCAGTACATTTTGGAATCTGAAATTGAATCTGGTCGTGGTGCATTCTGTAGCATAATTTGCACGCAGCCTCGAAGAATATCTGCAATGGCTGTTGGAGAAAGAGTGGCTACAGAGAGGGGTGAACCTCTTGGAGAATCT GTTGGTTATAAAGTGCGATTGGAGGGGATGAAAGGAAAAAATACACATCTTCTCTTTTGTACAAGTGGTATTTTGCTACGGCGGCTATTGAGTGATCGCAATCTTGATGGTATTACCCATGTCTTTGTTGATGAGATTCATGAGCGAGGCATGAATGAAG ACTTCTTACTGATTGTGCTAAAGGATCTTCTTCCAAGACGGCGAGATTTGAGACTGATTTTAATGAGTGCTACTCTTAATGCTGATTTATTTTCCGGTTATTTTGGAGGAGCACCAACGATTCACATTCCA GGCTTCACATACCCTGTAAGAGCTCATTTTCTTGAAGATGTACTGGAAACGACAGGATATAAGGCTGTCTTGTGTCATATATGTCGAAAGGAGAGACCAGGTGCTGTGTTAGTATTTATGACTGGTTGGGAAGATATTAGCTGTTTGAGGGATCAACTTAAAGCTCATCCCCTCTTGGGTGACCCCAACAGAGTATTGGTGCTTACATGCCATGGTTCAATGGCAACTTCAGAGCAG AAACTCATATTTGAGAGGCCACCTCAAAATGTTCGGAAAATTGTACTTGCTACAAATATGGCTGAGGCGAGTATTACTATTAATGATGTAGTGTTCGTAGTCGATTGTGGAAAAGCAAAGGAGACAACTTATGATGCACTCAATAATACACCTTGTTTGCTACCTTCGTGGATATCACAAGCCTCTGCTAGACAG AGAAGGGGTAGGGCTGGTCGTGTGCAGTCAGGCGAGTGCTACAACTTGTACCCACAATGTGTTTATGAAGCTTTTGCAGAGTATCAATTACCTGAACTTCTAAGAACTCCTCTCAATTCTCTTTGCCTGCAAATAAAGAGTTTGCAAGTTGGAAGTATTGCAGAATTTCTCTCTGCAGCTCTTCAACCACCAGAACCATTGGCTGTAAGTAGTTACTCTTCTTTATGTCGTGTGAAATGTTTCAAATGTTACTAG
- the LOC116006474 gene encoding DExH-box ATP-dependent RNA helicase DExH3-like, translating into MGLYSEIYGKVVVISKVPLPNYRPDLDDKRPQREVVIPLSLQRRVEGLLQEHLDRIHLSSEKSDGMPSESLAADKVENVTMDENPDSFLDDSVMEKVLQRRSLRMRNLQRTWQESPEGHKMIGFRKSLPSFKEKERLLQAIACNQV; encoded by the exons ATGGGCCTATACAG TGAAATTTATGGGAAAGTAGTGGTTATAAGCAAGGTTCCTCTTCCGAACTACAGACCAGATCTTGATGATAAGCGGCCTCAAAGGGAG GTTGTCATCCCACTAAGTTTGCAAAGGAGAGTGGAGGGCTTGCTTCAGGAACACCTGGACAGAATTCATCTCAGTTCTGAGAAGTCAGATGGTATGCCTAGTGAAAGTCTGGCCGCTGATAAGGTTGAAAATGTAACTATGGATGAAAATCCAGATTCTTTCTTAGATGACTCTGTTATGGAGAAGGTTCTTCAAAGGCGAAGCTTGCGAATGCGCAATTTGCAAAGAACTTGGCAG GAGTCACCTGAAGGCCACAAAATGATAGGTTTTCGGAAATCTCTTCCATCatttaaggaaaaagaaaggTTGCTTCAAGCAATTGCTTGCAATCAGGTTTGA
- the LOC116005714 gene encoding DExH-box ATP-dependent RNA helicase DExH5, mitochondrial-like: protein MAEASITINDVVFVVDCGKAKETTYDALNNTPCLLPSWISQASARQRRGRAGRVQSGECYHLYPQCVYEAFAEYQLPELLRTPLNSLCLQIKSLQVGSIAEFLSAALQPPEPLAVQNAIGFLKMIGALDEHENLTYLGKYLSVLPVDPKLGKMLVMGAIFRCFDPILTIVAGLSVRDPFLLPQDKKDLAGTAKSRFSAKDYSDHMALVRAYEGWKDAEREGSAYEYCWRNFLSAQTLQAIHSLRKQFSFILKDAGLLEADNATNNKLSHNQSFVRAVICSGLYPGITSVVHRETSMSFKTMGDGQVLLYANSVNARYQTIPYPWLVFGEKVKVNTVFIRDSTGVSDSILILFGGNLGNGATAGHLKMLDGYLEFFMDPSLAECYMNLKEQLDELVQKKLNEFHISFTYSRXLDANIAYDLCAFHVHLSFFVSLSL from the exons ATGGCTGAGGCGAGTATTACTATTAATGATGTAGTGTTCGTAGTCGATTGTGGAAAAGCAAAGGAGACAACTTATGATGCACTCAATAATACACCTTGTTTGCTACCTTCGTGGATATCACAAGCCTCTGCTAGACAG AGAAGGGGTAGGGCTGGTCGTGTGCAGTCAGGCGAGTGCTACCACTTGTACCCACAATGTGTTTATGAAGCTTTTGCAGAGTATCAATTACCTGAACTTCTAAGAACTCCTCTCAATTCTCTTTGCCTGCAAATAAAGAGTTTGCAAGTTGGAAGTATTGCAGAATTTCTATCTGCAGCTCTTCAACCACCAGAACCATTGGCT GTACAAAATGCTATTGGATTTTTGAAGATGATTGGTGCATTAGATGAACATGAGAATCTTACGTATCTGG GTAAATATCTATCGGTTCTTCCTGTGGATCCTAAGCTTGGGAAAATGCTAGTTATGGGTGCTATTTTCCGTTGCTTTGATCCCATTTTGACCATTGTTGCTGGTCTTAGTGTCAGGGATCCTTTTCTTTTGCCTCAGGATAAGAAGGAT TTAGCAGGGACAGCAAAGTCCAGATTCTCAGCAAAGGACTATAGTGACCACATGGCTCTTGTCCGTGCCTATGAAGGATGGAAGGATGCTGAAAGAGAAGGATCTGCGTATGAGTATTGTTGGAGAAACTTCCTTTCCGCTCAAACTCTTCAAGCTATTCATTCCCTTCGCAAGCAGTTCTCCTTCATCTTAAAAGATGCTGGATTGCTTGAAGCAGACAATGCAACTAATAACAAGCTAAGTCACAATCAATCATTTGTCCGTGCTGTCATATGCTCTGGTTTATATCCTGGAATTACTTCTGTAGTG CACAGAGAGACCTCAATGTCTTTCAAGACAATGGGTGATGGTCAAGTTTTGCTATATGCA AATTCTGTGAATGCACGCTATCAAACAATTCCATACCCTTGGTTGGTGTTCGGTGAAAAGGTGAAGGTCAATACTGTCTTCATACGCGATTCTACTGGAGTATCTGATTCAATTTTAATCCTTTTTGGGGGTAATCTTGGCAATGGTGCTACG GCTGGGCATTTGAAAATGTTGGATGGTTATCTAGAATTCTTCATGGATCCCAGTTTGGCCGAGTGTTACATGAACCTCAAAGAGCAGCTTGATGAGCTTGTGCAAAAGAAG TTAAATGAGTTTCACATTAGCTTTACTTACTCTCGTNTACTTGATGCAAATATAGCCTATGACTTGTGTGCATTTCATGTTCATCTTTCCTTcttcgtctctctctctctttaa
- the LOC116006473 gene encoding DExH-box ATP-dependent RNA helicase DExH3-like produces the protein MAEASITINDVVFVVDCGKAKETTYDALNNTPCLLPSWISQASARQRRGRAGRVQSGECYHLYPQCVYEAFAEYQLPELLRTPLNSLCLQIKSLQVGSIAEFLSAALQPPEPLAVQNAIGFLKMIGALDEHENLTYLGKYLSVLPVDPKLGKMLVMGAIFRCFDPILTIVAGLSVRDPFLLPQDKKDLAGTAKSRFSAKDYSDHMALVRAYEGWKDAEREGSAYEYCWRNFLSAQTLQAIHSLRKQFSFILKDAGLLEADNATNNKLSHNQSFVRAVICSGLYPGITSVVHRETSMSFKTMGDGQVLLYANSVNARYQTIPYPWLVFGEKVKVNTVFIRDSTGVSDSILILFGGNLGNGATAGHLKMLDGYLEFFMDPSLAECYMNLKEQLDELVQKKLEDPGKDMHKEGKYLMLAVQELVAGDQCEGRFVFGRESKKPKESSNNDRFTKDGTNPKSLLQTLLMRAGHHPPKYKTKHLKTNEFRALVEFKGMQFVGKPKRNKALAEKDAAIEALAWLTHTSDKKGEEDDNSPPDVTDNMLKLLGKRRRSKRRSS, from the exons ATGGCTGAGGCGAGTATTACTATTAATGATGTAGTGTTCGTAGTCGATTGTGGAAAAGCAAAGGAGACAACTTATGATGCACTCAATAATACACCTTGTTTGCTACCTTCGTGGATATCACAAGCCTCTGCTAGACAG AGAAGGGGTAGGGCTGGTCGTGTGCAGTCAGGCGAGTGCTACCACTTGTACCCACAATGTGTTTATGAAGCTTTTGCAGAGTATCAATTACCTGAACTTCTAAGAACTCCTCTCAATTCTCTTTGCCTGCAAATAAAGAGTTTGCAAGTTGGAAGTATTGCAGAATTTCTATCTGCAGCTCTTCAACCACCAGAACCATTGGCT GTACAAAATGCTATTGGATTTTTGAAGATGATTGGTGCATTAGATGAACATGAGAATCTTACGTATCTGG GTAAATATCTATCGGTTCTTCCTGTGGATCCTAAGCTTGGGAAAATGCTAGTTATGGGTGCTATTTTCCGTTGCTTTGATCCCATTTTGACCATTGTTGCTGGTCTTAGTGTCAGGGATCCTTTTCTTTTGCCTCAGGATAAGAAGGAT TTAGCAGGGACAGCAAAGTCCAGATTCTCAGCAAAGGACTATAGTGACCACATGGCTCTTGTCCGTGCCTATGAAGGATGGAAGGATGCTGAAAGAGAAGGATCTGCGTATGAGTATTGTTGGAGAAACTTCCTTTCCGCTCAAACTCTTCAAGCTATTCATTCCCTTCGCAAGCAGTTCTCCTTCATCTTAAAAGATGCTGGATTGCTTGAAGCAGACAATGCAACTAATAACAAGCTAAGTCACAATCAATCATTTGTCCGTGCTGTCATATGCTCTGGTTTATATCCTGGAATTACTTCTGTAGTG CACAGAGAGACCTCAATGTCTTTCAAGACAATGGGTGATGGTCAAGTTTTGCTATATGCA AATTCTGTGAATGCACGCTATCAAACAATTCCATACCCTTGGTTGGTGTTCGGTGAAAAGGTGAAGGTCAATACTGTCTTCATACGCGATTCTACTGGAGTATCTGATTCAATTTTAATCCTTTTTGGGGGTAATCTTGGCAATGGTGCTACG GCTGGGCATTTGAAAATGTTGGATGGTTATCTAGAATTCTTCATGGATCCCAGTTTGGCCGAGTGTTACATGAACCTCAAAGAGCAGCTTGATGAGCTTGTGCAAAAGAAG CTCGAGGATCCTGGCAAGGACATGCACAAGGAAGGTAAATACCTCATGCTTGCAGTTCAGGAACTGGTGGCGGGGGATCAATGTGAAGGACGATTTGTGTTTGGGCGAGAGAGCAAGAAGCCTAAAGAGTCTAGTAACAATGACCGGTTTACAAAGGATGGGACAAACCCCAAAAGCTTATTGCAAACGCTTTTGATGAGAGCTGGGCACCACCctccaaaatataaaacaaagcATCTGAAGACAAATGAGTTCAGGGCACTGGTGGAGTTCAAGGGAATGCAGTTCGTGGGTAAACCAAAGAGAAACAAAGCTCTGGCCGAGAAGGATGCTGCAATCGAGGCATTGGCATGGTTAACTCACACTAGTGACAAGAAAGGTGAAGAAGACGACAATTCCCCACCCGACGTGACCGACAACATGCTGAAACTCCTCGGTAAGCGTCGGAGGTCAAAACGACGCTCAAGTTGA